A DNA window from Litorivicinus lipolyticus contains the following coding sequences:
- a CDS encoding MotA/TolQ/ExbB proton channel family protein, producing the protein MWPIFIASLVAMGIVLERLWVLRRGALMPVDIRNSCEAVAQSSAAETDIISQRGMLGEVLAIALRQGSERSVREEALRQQGQRVAHYLERNLELLGVIGMVAPLIGLLGTVIGMIDVFGALMLHGAGDASVLAGGIGQALITTASGLVVAIPAIIAHRLLLRRVKAILIDLEGCCDRFLAASPAQPLRANARAA; encoded by the coding sequence ATGTGGCCCATCTTCATCGCCAGCCTCGTCGCCATGGGCATCGTGCTCGAACGCTTGTGGGTTTTGCGGCGCGGCGCATTGATGCCGGTTGATATTCGCAATTCCTGCGAAGCGGTGGCGCAGTCGTCGGCCGCGGAAACCGATATCATCAGCCAGCGCGGCATGCTCGGCGAGGTGTTGGCGATTGCCTTGCGCCAAGGCAGCGAGCGCTCAGTCCGTGAAGAGGCCTTGCGCCAGCAAGGCCAGCGCGTGGCCCATTACTTGGAACGTAACCTGGAGCTGTTGGGCGTGATTGGAATGGTCGCGCCGCTGATCGGATTGCTGGGTACCGTGATCGGCATGATCGACGTGTTTGGCGCCTTGATGCTGCACGGAGCCGGTGACGCCTCGGTGCTAGCCGGCGGCATCGGCCAGGCCCTAATTACCACCGCATCGGGCTTGGTGGTGGCGATTCCCGCGATCATCGCCCACCGGTTGCTGCTGCGCCGTGTCAAAGCGATTTTGATTGATTTGGAAGGCTGCTGTGACCGCTTTTTGGCGGCCAGTCCGGCGCAACCGCTGCGCGCCAATGCGCGCGCGGCCTAA